aaaaaagagctTCACCTAACAACCAAATAGAGTACCTaagatctattttctttttctttaactgtATATCAGTGATTCATTATAAAGGAAAACCCTGCACTGCATATGTAATGATACAATAAATTTCACTAGAAAATGATAACATTTAATAACTTGTaaagtacaaaaatatttcataatgaacAGTAAAGGAGGCTTTTATCAATTGTGTACTGTGTAACTTATTTCTTATGTTGTTGTCCTTTGGATATGTCAATTGAAAAAATAGAGGTCATTTTATTTGTACATGTTACATTATTCAGCTACCCGCTGTTTTGAGAATGAATTAAGCACATTTTTCATAAGACAGGCATCAACTCAGAACAGTTATTGAAGGCATTAGAACACAATGCTAATGTATTTCATGCTTCAAAGACTACAGCTGCCAGAGATTCATAGCAATCAATCAACAACTTTTCCACCATATTTCATATCTAAATGATCCACCGGGGGTTCTTACGAGTAGGTTTTCCTTTTTTAGATTAATTGCTAGATATATTGATTaacttattgatcctctgtgacTGTCTCAAGTGCAGCTAAAGTATTAAAGctataatctattttatttcatagagaaaatttaaaaacccacTGTAGACAATTTAACACATGCCATGGCTCTTGAATAGAATCGCCTTTTCCCGTGTGCGGTCTGTCTGCAGTTCCGAGTTAGAAAGCTGACCAAGCGGTGCAAGGGGATGAGCCATGCGGCCTCCCAGCCGAGGGGCCCCGCCCTGAGCCAGGGGCGGCGGGGCGGACAGGTGCCGGCTGGGGGATGGGGGTGCCGGCGCCCCGGGCGTCAGGGCCCTTACAGTGGCGGGCTGAGAGCCGCCCACCTGCCGTGACCCCTGCCTCCCGGTGAGCGCCGGCCCTTTCCGGCCCGACGGAAGGTTGTGGGGACCCGGGGGACATGGTGGGCGCGGGAGGAGGGGCAGCGCGAGGCTGGGGTGCGCTCCAAGGCGCGGCCGGGTGGGCTGACAGCGTTCAAGCCCTGGACGGACTCACACCAAAGGCTgtctggcttttccatttctcttggaaACGTCCACGCCTCTGTCCGCGCGGGCAGGTGTGCCCGGAACCCGCGGTTTCCACGCTGCCCGCGCCGAGCAGAGCCCCTCACCCAGGAGCACATGCGCGTGCAAGGCAGATACGTGCAcgtgaggagaggggagaggagaggcccCTCGCCCCACCTTCCCACCTTCCGCCCTGCCGCGCGCGAGGCTGACTGCAGCGCTGGGCCCTGTGAGCCCGTGTCCGCCCCGCGCAGCAGCCCCGGGTGGCGGCATCCGAGACGGCTCCGGGCGCTGCCGAGCTCCCCTGAGGGGCGAAACCCAGGAAAGGGCCCCACACCCACAGGACAGCCTGCAGAAGCTGAGTCTCGGTGCCCGCGCCCTCCTGCTCCAGTCCTAGGACGTCCACCGACAGCCGCGAGCTCCAGCGTGTTCTACGTGGGCTCCAGGCGCCCATGAGCGCTTCAAGGCCGCCGGCTCATGCTGGCTGCCAAGCAgctgttttctgtgtgttttgtGGAGGGCGCGCCTGATGCACGTGCTTCCCAGGCTGCAGAAGAGGCCGGGTGCCGAGGGGCTCAGCCTGCAGGCAGGGCTGGAAGGGGGGTGCTGGGCAGGCGTTCCCAAACTCAGTCACCCCTGGAGCCCCAAGGCACCCCTACGTGTGCCTGAACTCAGCAAGTGCTCATGGAGGACAACAAGGTCACAAGGTCACCGTTATCACTCCCcaccctggggggggggggggcgcacaGCGGGTCAGGGTCACTCAGCTGGTGAGTTAACCGAATGGAACCGAGGCATTTCACCTCCAGGTTTAGTGCCCCCAGTTCACCTGCTGCCACTGGTCAGGAATGCTCAGGGTTGGGTTGCTCATTCTCAgctctttttaattattataatctGTATGTTACAGAATTTTTTGTAGGTAAAAGACATCtcagttcaacaaatattttgttttaacaaaattgtatcAGATTTATCACTGATTTCCCTTACCCTCTGAGAAGTTACACTTTCATAAAGTAGAGATCTGAGATCCAATTTATTTTCTGAAGTGTAAATGACTGTGTATGtgtaaaatcataaaaattatatgtgtaaagtataaatatgtgtatatgtatatatttatatgtcatGTGCACTCATGAATTCTTTCTGCTTtcacactttttattttgacattgtCACAATCTTATCAAAAATTTATAGGGTAACTACAGTCTTCCTAAGTCTTAATCTATTTAACATAATTAGTTAAAAACCCactcttcctttctctgtctctctctcacctAGAAAGTTACTATTTTTCCCACATAAATATGCAATTTATGTGACACTACTTGACACTGCTTCACTGTCCTCATGCTGCACAGATATTTCACCCCTGGTTTAGCAGTCTTTGGTCATCTTTCATGACTCATCCACTGTGCTGGTTATTTGTTGCTGTCTAAAAATATTACCCCAACATGTaacattttaaatcaataaataccACAATCTCATacagtttctgtaggtcagaagttcaGGACCTGCTTTGCTGAATGGTGCTGGGTGCCTCTCGTGGGGTATCAGTGATGCTGTCCCCTTGCTGCATTTATCTCAAGACCACTGGAGCTGAGGAACTACTTTCAGACTGCCCCCCACATGGGCAGGGGTTCAGCTCGCCACACGTCTCTCCACGGGATGTGGGGTGTACGATGACATAAGGGATTTGTCCAGAAGTGAGCGATGCAAGAGAACAAGACATAATGCCGTGTTTTATGTCTCAGAGTTAAGAATACCTGGAAGGCATTTTAGATTCTGGTTGCTACAGTTACTTTTGCAGTGGTTGATGGTTCTCCATGGTGAAGCacagctttcctttcttatttatttattcattatttattatgttttataaattagCATTAAATGAGTTGTAATCTATcacctttattattttctttggtaTCTTCGAACTGACCCAATTTGGCCATCTGGATCCTTTTCCAGCTCGTCTGTTTCCTTTTAGCAtgtccctattattttttattttatttcatttaaaatttgaaataatttcaaacttacaggaaagttacaAATATCACACAAAAATATTCCAACATACACTCAATCCACATAtccaaatttatcaaattttaatattttgccacatttgctatatctTTCTACCTACTTACTCCTATCCAGCTATCTATGTATCAATATTAATCAGTCTATCTGTCCATTTATCACCCATATGACCTAACTATCTCTCTGTCTTCTGAATACTTGAGATTAGGTTGTATTCATCACGTGCTTTTACAACTTAATACTTCTATTTCCTAAGAAAAGGATACACAATTATGTAATCACATTGAGTACAACTAtcaggttcaagaaatttaacactgatataaaagatacagtctatattccagtttttcagtTGTTCTAATAACGTCTTTTTGTacattttctccctcatttttgtatCCAATACAGgattatatattgcatttaatcatCATAGTCTCACTTGGGTTGCTCCTGTCTCTTGTCTTTtgtaaatattgctgctatgaaaaCTGTTGTGCAGCTATCTGTCTGAGTGCATGCTTTCAATTCTCTGGGACATATGcctagaagtggggttgctgGGATATAACCATATATGGCAGTTCTATGAAAGACACTGacaaattgctttccacagtggctgcactattttacattcccatcaacagtgtatgaggattcctatttctctgacTCCTCACCAGCActcattattttccttaaaaaaaaaaagatagccattctagtgggtgtgaatagcatctcattttggttttgatttacatttccctagtggctaatgatattgatcatcttttcatgtggatatttatatattttctttggaaaaatgtccatttgagtcctttgcccactttttaaaatttgggtttttgtctttttgttgttgagttgtgggaaTTCTATATGTGTTCTGGATATTAaccttttaaaagatatttggtttccaaatgttttctgaCATTTGTTACTCACTTTCTTTATAATATCTTTTGATGccccaaatattttaatttcaaactcCAATTTATCTTGTTTTTTCATTCTGTTGCTCATATTTTTGGTATGAAATCTGAGAATCTGCTGCCTgatacaagatcctgaagatatttctgtGTGTGCTCTCCTAAGTGTCTGATATTTGTAGCTGTTATATGTAGGTCACTGATCCATTTGcttaagagactattctttcccagttaatGGACTTGGAAGCCGTGTCAAAAAGCAGTTAGCCATAGATGAGTAAGGTGGTTTCTGAATTCTCGATTCTGTTCCAtgtgtctgtatgtctgtccttgttgCAGTCCTAGTCTGGATTTCTGTAGCTGGATAGCAGTTTTGAAATCAGGGAGTATGTGTCCTCCAACTGTGTTTTAGTCAAGATGTTTGGCTATTTCGGCCTACTGTGAACTTGGTGATACGTTTTTATAATTCCACAACGAAGGTTGTTCGACTTGATTTTGGAATTTGTGGAATGCACAGATTGCTTTGGGTAGGtggccagggctgctgtgagagACACACAATGAGCAGCGGTCATGTCCTGTCCCCCGCTTTGGAGGGTGGAAGCCCAGCATCCGGGGAGAGCCTCGCCGTCTTCAGAGGCGCAGCCTCCCACAACCCTCTGCACATGGGACTGCTCCATGGGCCTGCCCCTCTGGTCCACTCACTGCTGGCCTCTACTTCTCTGTCCAGTTTACTTCGAAATCCTGCCACGTGGATGAAGGCCTGCCTGATTCAGCCTGGCCTCATCCGGGTAGTTTCTTCACCAAACCTATTCACCAGAGAGCCCGCAGCACTGGGCACCACCGATAAATGGTGCTGGCTGTGATGCCTTGAAAGGTTTTCCTTGTAGAGTCAAGGCAAAGGAGAGGGGTTTGgccttgaacatgccttttgtggggacgCGAGTTCATCTCCTACAAGCGGTATTGATGTCGTGATGCCGTTAAGTTCAGTCCTTGAGCAGCTGTGTCTTTTCATTGTTTGTACTTTAACTTCTCTCGGCAATGACTTGCATTTTTCCATGTCCAAGTCCTTCATACACTtgattacatttattcctagatatttgattcttttagttgttgttgtgaatgtaattttttttgatATCCTTCTCAGTTTGTTCATTGGTCTATAGAAACACCAGTGATTTTTGTGCATTGTTCTCATATACTGcaacttttctgaatttattagctgAAGTAACTTTTTTGTAGATTCCCTGGGATTATCTGTATGTATGTCTGTATCTATATATGACATGCAGATAAGGATAggaatacttcttcctttcctatttggatgcctattttttttctttttcttgcctaattgatcTAGccagaactttcagtacaatgttgaatagcagtgttCAAAACGGACacttttgtcttatttctgatcttagttACTTTAAGGTtttagtctttcatcattgagtatgacaTTAGTTGAATATATGAATTAGATATATTTTCTTAGTCAAGTTGGGAAGGTTTCCTTTCTATTCCCAGTTAATGACTGTTTTTGTCAAGAAACGgtgctgaattttgccaaatgctttttctgtatcagttgagatgttcttgttttcatttgttttccttcgttgtattaatgtggtatattctattggttgatttttttgtgtgtgttgaatCACCTTTctattcctgggataaattctattcagtcatggtgtataatcctttttactGTGCTATTGAATtcagttttcttgtattttgtttaggatttgtGCATCTATATTGGTAATAGATATTGGTCTGCAAtgttctttccttgtgatttctgtatctggctttggtattagggtgatgctggctcaTGGAATGAGTTAAGAAGTGTTCCTTCCTCCTCAACTTTCTGAGAGAGTTTGGGGAGGGTTGgtgtttgttcttcttttaaagtttGTTAAATTCACCACTGAAGTCATCTGATTCTGGAAATTtctttgttgagagttttttttaattactgactcaatctctttactagttcaTGGTCTGtcgagatcttctatttcttcttgagccagttCAGATGCTTTGTGTGTCTCTAAGAATATGTCTACATCATCTGGGTGACCTCATTTGCTAGCATACACTTGTTCAGAGTACATTCTTATCATCCTTTTTATTTATGGGAAGTCAGGGATGctatcctttcatttctggtttttattATATGCCTCCTCCTCACTCCTTCTTTTCAATTAGataaattattgttaattttattgctctttttatagaaccaacttttcatttcattgataTTCTACTGTTTTTCTATTATCTATTCTGTTCATCTACATTCTGATATTTattactttcttccttttgttcactttaggtttgtttgctgtttttctgtttttccaccTGTGAGGTCAGTTTATGGTTTATGAtctgtattcttttttaatgtaagcattttcaGGGATAAATTCTTCCCTGACCACTGTCTTTGCTGCACCCTTTCATTTTAGcgtgtttgtttttcatttccattcatctcaagataatgcctcattttccttgtgatttcttctttgacccataggtttttaaaaagtacatattttaatttccacatatttgccAATTTTGTAGTTCTCCTTCTATTATTGACTTCTAGCTTTGTTCCAATTTGGTTGGAGAAGATAAAtgagttcaatctttttaaattggtTGAGACTTGTTTTAGGGCCTAACCCATGTTCTCTGCTAAAGACTGGTCCATGCGCACTTAGGAAGCATATGTATTCCACTGTCATTTGGTGAAGTGTCCCATGGATGTTATTCCCTATCATCGTTATCAATGTTTTGGATGCTTTATTTCATTGGTTCTCAAAGGGTGATCTGCGTGGAACCGTAGGCTCCCAGGCCCCTCAAGGGAAGTGTGAGGTCAAACTTGTTATCGTGGCGTCACTACAACCTTGGTTGTCTTTTCACGGTGGTGACGTCTGCTCTGCTAGTGCAAATGCACCAACACAGGAGGTGAACAGTAGAACTGTCGCCCTGATGAGGTGGTGGCAGCAGCCAGCACCACTCCTCACTCCCGGGTGATTCCACACTATCCAGAGAAGAAGGCAGTTCCACACAACACAACAGTAAACTTTTGCTTTTACCAAATCTATACGCTTAAGGACAATGTGTTAGATATTCTTATGacaaaatagaaagaatccaTAAAGGGCTTCTGCTGTGTACCAGTTATGATGACTTCCTTGGGGAGAAATCCACGATTATTGGTCAGAGTGGTATGCTTTTGTCTGTGGTCTAACCATGAGTATTTACACTTTAGTAATTGACAGGCACTTTCTCAAAATGTAAGCTAAGTCTGTGGACTGAAGGAAAACAATTGACAGTGTTAGTAGTCAATGATAAACTTCAAGATTGTATGTGAAATTATTTGATTGCCTACCCTGAGTTTGAAAGATGACATTTTGATGAGACAAGGTAATATTAACAAATGcgatttttaaattgtttaatcaAATGTGTCAACATCCGAAAGATCTGCATAACATAGTGAGTCAATATCTTCCAAATGactaatatattatattacataatCATGAGTCCATTCAAAATGCAAGATAAGACAGGAGGTTTTAATATAACAGGGTatgaaatatctgttgaatatATTGTTAATTATCCACACTCCAACacatcttaaaaacaaacaagcaaaaaacaaaattaccGCTTGTTCAATTTGGGTGTTATGTAAAGGGAAGAGATGCACAATTATTTGCTAAGGCAGTCCAACTGCATTACATGTGCGGCCCGATTTTTTTTACATACTTTAACAAAAGCAACATATTGCAAAATATTGAATTCAGAAGCAAAATGAGAATTCAGCTTTCTTTTACTGAAtcagatggaaaaaaagatgCTATTCTCACTAATTATTGGCTGgggtattatttttaatataaaatatgttttttatgtaaacatataaggagcttattattattatttaaaaatgaattaataaattatctgAAATTTGTATTAGTTTTAACTTTAATTATAGTAAATATCAATAGATGTTGCCCTTACAAATGAAATGCTGTGGGGATATTCAATAATTTTAAGAGTGCAAAGGGATCATGAATCCAAAAGTCTCAAAAATTgctgctttaaattattttcacttcACTTTCAATATTTgacttttcaaattaaatttttttatacttttagagtattttattactttcagctttgaaaatatcaaattcCATGTATAGATGTAAATGTCAAAACTACAGCTGTGCTCATGCGTCTGGTGAGATCAGGCCGTCAGCCAGCCAAGGCCATTTGCAGTGGATTTCTTCAGCTAGGCTGGGTGAAAACACTCATTTTAAATGTAGCCAGAGAACCTTggaaatctcattttaaaattgactgAGTTTTTCTCATAAGAGACTAGAGGGTAAAACGCCACTTCTGGGAAATTTATCTGTCTTGTCTCTGTGACAAACCAGTAAGAGTGCTGGGTTCCTGTTATTCCCAATAACTAGTTAATTCGTGTGAAAATGCACAGGCTCAAGTTTTTCTTTACTCCATGGATGCATTTTAGAATCAATCAAGTACATATGAGCACAGATACATGTGATATACAATGAATCCAATATACATGTGATATACAATGAATCCATATACATGTGATATACAATGAATCCAATATACATGTGATATACAATGAATCCATATATACATGTGATATACAATGAATCCATATACATGTGATATACAATGAATCCATATACATGTGCTATACAATGAATCCATATACATGTGATATACAATGAATCCATATACATGTGATATACAATGAAtccatatatatgtgatataCAATGAATCAATATACATGTGATATACAATGAAtccatatatatgtgatataCAATGAATCCAATATACATGTGATATACAATGAATCCATATATACATGTGATATACAATGAATCCATATACATGTGATATACAATGAATCCATATACATGTGCTATACAATGAATCCATATACATGTGATATACAATGAAtccatatatatgtgatataCAATGAATCAATATACATGTGATATACAATGAATCCATATACATGTGATATACAATGAATCCATATACATGTGCTATAAAATGAATCCATATACATGTGATATACAATGAAtccatatatatgtgatataCAATGAATCAATATACATGTGATATACAATGAATCCAATATACATGTGATATACAATGAATCCATATATACATGTGATATACAATGAATCTATATACATGTGATATACTATGAATccaatatatatgtgcatatatgcattttgtaaatatatatgtatgtgtatatacattttttcctctCACTTTATAATTTTTTGGTTTATAAAGCAGTATTGAGAGATTTCTGTTCTATACAAATAGATAGCTTCACCTTTGGAGCTAACTCACGCACTCTAAACTCTCTTCTGGTACCCAAAGCTTCCATCTCCTAGACCTCCTGGAGACTGATAACACGCCAACATCGTGACTTCGATAACTAGATTTATCTTTAACAAAGAATAACCACCACCAAAAAAGTCATTGGATTTCTGTTACAATTGTTTCAGAACTTGGaagcttctggctttctctgaaacaAAGTTAAAGAAAACACTCACACACAGATAAGAACCTAGTCTAGAGACAAGAAATTCACAGGAAGcatatttttaaggaattttttaatatttgatgatttctaaaacttttcagattattatttcaaatattctaaaatgctGAATGACTTATTTTTAtggaaaactgattttttaagagcttctaaaaatattttgattaatgCCTTATACAGTTGCTCCTATTTATTTCTCACTAGAGCTCCTAGACAATTTTCATTATGTTAAAGCTTCAGTTTTCAAAGAATGCAGTTGGACATGGTCAAATGGCAGGTAAGTTTTGATGgtttttaaatatctaatttaatttgaatgtttaaatatttcatgtcaTCTACCTGGACTTAAaatgatgactctgatgaagtaATTTCCCAGGTTGAATTTTGCACTTTAGAATGTAggaaatacaaaaaattaacagAGGTTAGttcatgtaattttaaaaattaaagtacagTTTCTCGGAACTCGTTGCAGTATCTTAATTTTGTGGATGAGAAAACAAGTtcaaagaagttaaatgactttctCAACATACCATGTACTGATACTCACTTTTACCTGATTTCTGTATGTTGGCATCTTGTGTACGCCTGGTCCCTGCCATAGTCCGGCTTGTCTATTCCCCGACCTGCAGTTCCTCCCGTTCCTTCATGGAGTTGAAAACTCTCATTTCCTCCTTGAATGATTTTGCATCACTCTCATTTGCTGAGAGTTGGGACAATGTTGGATTATTGGTGGAACCAAGCCCACCACATACTGTAAACACTCTTTTCCTGACCAATGACTTAACCGAGGAAGTGATGGAGGAGGCACTGCAAAAGAAGGCTGATCTCATTCTCTCCTACCATCCTCCTGTTTTCCGACCCATGAAACGCATAACCTGGAAAACCTGGAAGGAGCGCCTAGTGATCCGGGCTCTAGAGAACAGAGTTGGTATTTACTCTCCTCACACAGCCTATGATGCTGCACCCCAGGGAGTCAACAGCTGGTTGGCTAAAGGACTTGGGTTATGTACTTCTAGCCCCATACATCCTTCCAGAGCTCCCAGGTGCCCTACAGAGGGATCCTACCGAATAGAATTCGACATCAATCACACTGAAGACCTGCACAAAGTTATGTCTGCAGTAAAAGGAATTGCAGATGTTTCTGTCACTTCTTTTTCTGCTAGGACTGATGATGAAGAGCAGACACGGATCAGTCTGAATTGTACTGAGAAAGCTTTGCTGCAGGTGGTTGCTTTTCTTTcccaaaacaaaaatctttatCAGAAGACTGAAATTCTGTCACTGGAGAAGCCTCTGCTTCTGTATACTGGAATGGGACGGTTATGTATACTGGAAGACTCTGTCTCCTTGGCAACTGTGATTGAGCAAATAAAGAGACACCTGAAACTATCTCATGTTCGCCTAGCTCTTGGGGTAGGGAGGACCCTAGAATCTCAAATCAAAGTTGTAGCCCTGTGTGCTGGTTCTGGGAGCAGCGTTCTGCAGGGTGTTGAGGCCGACCTTTATCTCACAGGTGAGATGTCCCATCATGATATTCTGGATGCAACTTCCCAAGGAATAAATGTCATCCTTTGTGAACACAGCAACACTGAACGAGGCTTTCTTTCTGACCTTCAAGATATGCTGTGTGCTCACTTGGAGAATAAGATTGATATTATCCTGTCAGAGACAGACAGAGACCCTGTTCATGTGGTCTAACACATACAGGAACGACATGTTGACCCAATCTACAAATCAGTTGGATCCCAAGTTGAATGTGTAACATGAGTTTATGGAGTCGGTATATTTCTGGAGGAATGTCTTAAGAGTGTGAATTatcatttctggtattttaatCTGGCTTACCAAATGTTCTGTAGTTCATAAGGTGAAAACTACcttttaaagaacaaatattcattataaattctaggaaacattgaaaaaaaaaattaaagtacatACAAAATATACTTTTGCCAAGTCAATACTATTTTTCAGTAGATTAtgctttattataaataatgatctttctgatttttttttttaaattggcatTTATCTTGGTAAACattcaaaatatgaaattttggaaaaattatgGATAACTTATTGCTGTTTTTGCACAAATCctaattaatttaattcatttgtcCATTTATACAACAAGTATTAATTGGCAGCTTTCCCGGTGCCAGGTATAGTGCTATGTACTTGAGTTTCAATGGTGTGATTAAAAACTCAAGGGAAAGAATGACCTTAGCATATTAAGACATGCTGGTATAAATTTAACTTCTCATTAGTGCTGTGAAAGAGAGAGTAGCACAGTGGAGAATGATTTGGTGACCTTTATGTTTCCGGAGGTCAGGGAAGGCTGGGAGATGAACTGGCAGTGGAGCACCATGGG
This portion of the Tamandua tetradactyla isolate mTamTet1 chromosome 15, mTamTet1.pri, whole genome shotgun sequence genome encodes:
- the LOC143656761 gene encoding NIF3-like protein 1 produces the protein MLASCVRLVPAIVRLVYSPTCSSSRSFMELKTLISSLNDFASLSFAESWDNVGLLVEPSPPHTVNTLFLTNDLTEEVMEEALQKKADLILSYHPPVFRPMKRITWKTWKERLVIRALENRVGIYSPHTAYDAAPQGVNSWLAKGLGLCTSSPIHPSRAPRCPTEGSYRIEFDINHTEDLHKVMSAVKGIADVSVTSFSARTDDEEQTRISLNCTEKALLQVVAFLSQNKNLYQKTEILSLEKPLLLYTGMGRLCILEDSVSLATVIEQIKRHLKLSHVRLALGVGRTLESQIKVVALCAGSGSSVLQGVEADLYLTGEMSHHDILDATSQGINVILCEHSNTERGFLSDLQDMLCAHLENKIDIILSETDRDPVHVV